The proteins below are encoded in one region of Buttiauxella gaviniae:
- a CDS encoding isochorismatase family protein: MAIPKLNAYTLPTAADIPESKVQWAFEPERAALLIHDMQEYFIDFWGDNCPMIQQVIDNIASLRQYCKANGIPVYYTAQPNNQSDEDRALLNDMWGPGLNKHPERQKVVAALAPDEHDTVLTKWRYSAFIRSPLEQSLKETGRNQLIICGVYAHIGCMTTATDAFMRDIKPFIVADALADFSREEHMMALKYTAGRSGRVVMTRDLLPEAAPQNKQQLRELVLPLLDESDIPEDDENLIDYGLDSVRMMALAAKWRKIHADIDFVMLAKNPTIDAWWALLSRDVQA, translated from the coding sequence ATGGCTATTCCAAAACTGAACGCATACACCTTACCGACGGCTGCTGACATCCCGGAAAGCAAAGTGCAATGGGCTTTTGAGCCAGAGCGCGCCGCCTTGTTAATCCATGATATGCAGGAATATTTTATCGATTTTTGGGGTGATAATTGCCCGATGATCCAGCAGGTCATCGATAATATTGCCTCCCTGCGTCAGTACTGCAAAGCAAACGGTATTCCTGTTTATTACACGGCGCAGCCGAACAATCAGAGCGATGAAGATCGCGCCCTGCTAAATGACATGTGGGGCCCTGGGTTAAACAAACATCCTGAGCGCCAGAAAGTGGTCGCCGCCCTGGCACCGGACGAGCACGACACCGTGCTGACCAAATGGCGCTACAGCGCGTTTATCCGCTCGCCGCTGGAACAATCTCTGAAAGAAACCGGGCGCAACCAACTGATTATCTGCGGTGTGTACGCCCACATCGGCTGCATGACCACGGCAACCGACGCGTTTATGCGTGATATCAAACCGTTTATAGTGGCCGACGCGCTGGCGGATTTCAGCCGAGAAGAGCACATGATGGCGCTGAAATACACCGCCGGGCGCTCCGGGCGCGTGGTGATGACTCGCGATTTACTGCCGGAAGCTGCCCCGCAAAACAAACAGCAACTGCGTGAGTTAGTGCTGCCGTTGCTCGATGAATCCGACATTCCTGAAGACGACGAAAACCTGATTGATTACGGCCTGGATTCGGTGCGCATGATGGCGCTTGCGGCGAAATGGCGCAAAATCCACGCGGACATCGACTTTGTGATGCTAGCGAAAAATCCGACTATCGATGCCTGGTGGGCGCTGCTCTCAAGGGACGTTCAGGCATGA
- the dhbA gene encoding 2,3-dihydro-2,3-dihydroxybenzoate dehydrogenase — MKNEFTGKRVWVTGAGKGIGYYTALAFSEAGAKVIGFDLAFPLENYPFVTEALNVADAGEVAAVTQRILSDEPQLDVLVNAAGILRMGATDALALQDWQDTFAVNVGGAFNLFRAVMPQLRAQSSGAIVTVASDAAHTPRTGMSAYGASKAALKSLALTVGLELAPFGVRCNVVSPGSTDTDMQRTLWKTPDAEQQRIKGFPEQFKLGIPLGKIARPQEIASTILFLASQHASHITLQDIVIDGGATLGA; from the coding sequence ATGAAAAATGAATTTACCGGCAAACGCGTCTGGGTGACAGGCGCGGGAAAAGGTATCGGCTATTACACCGCGCTTGCGTTCAGTGAGGCAGGGGCGAAGGTCATTGGTTTCGATCTGGCGTTTCCGCTGGAAAATTATCCTTTCGTGACCGAAGCCCTGAACGTGGCGGATGCCGGGGAAGTTGCAGCCGTCACGCAGCGTATTTTAAGCGATGAACCGCAACTGGACGTGCTGGTTAACGCGGCAGGCATTTTGCGCATGGGCGCAACAGATGCGCTTGCGCTGCAAGACTGGCAGGATACTTTTGCGGTTAACGTTGGTGGGGCGTTCAATCTGTTCCGCGCGGTGATGCCGCAATTGCGCGCGCAGAGTAGCGGGGCGATTGTGACAGTTGCTTCCGACGCCGCACACACGCCGCGTACGGGCATGTCCGCTTACGGGGCATCAAAAGCGGCGCTGAAAAGCCTGGCTTTAACCGTTGGTCTGGAATTAGCGCCGTTCGGCGTGCGCTGTAACGTGGTTTCACCGGGGTCAACCGATACCGATATGCAGCGTACGCTCTGGAAAACGCCGGATGCGGAACAGCAGCGTATTAAGGGGTTCCCGGAACAATTCAAACTGGGCATTCCGCTGGGCAAAATCGCCCGTCCGCAGGAGATCGCCAGCACCATTCTGTTCCTCGCCTCACAACACGCCAGCCACATCACTTTGCAGGATATTGTGATTGATGGCGGCGCTACGCTTGGAGCCTGA
- the entH gene encoding proofreading thioesterase EntH — MRIWKRELTLEALNKTSEGTLVGHLGIIYTHLDDDSLEAEMPVDHRTHQPFGLLHGGASVVLAETLGSMASFLTTTEGQCVVGTEINASHHRAVASGTVRGVCKPLHLGKTSQVWEIAIFDARGKRCCTSRLTTATLG, encoded by the coding sequence ATGCGTATCTGGAAAAGAGAGTTAACGCTTGAGGCGTTAAACAAAACCAGCGAGGGAACGCTGGTTGGGCACCTCGGCATTATCTACACGCATCTGGACGATGACAGTCTGGAAGCGGAAATGCCGGTGGATCATCGCACTCATCAGCCGTTTGGTTTATTGCACGGTGGGGCATCGGTGGTGCTGGCGGAAACGCTGGGCTCGATGGCGAGTTTTCTGACGACGACAGAAGGGCAGTGCGTGGTGGGAACGGAAATTAATGCCAGCCATCATCGCGCCGTGGCGTCGGGTACGGTGCGCGGAGTGTGCAAACCGCTGCATCTTGGTAAGACATCTCAGGTCTGGGAAATTGCCATTTTTGATGCGCGCGGCAAGCGCTGCTGTACCAGTCGTTTGACGACGGCGACGCTGGGGTAA
- the cstA gene encoding pyruvate/proton symporter CstA, with protein sequence MNNPGKHLVWAVLALIGAFALGYIALNRGEQINALWIVVASICVYLIAYRYYGLFIAKRVLTVDATRMTPAVRHNDGLDYVPTDKKVLFGHHFAAIAGAGPLVGPVLAAQMGYLPGMLWLLAGVVLAGAVQDFMVLFVSTRRDGRSLGELVKEEMGNTAGVIALVACFMIMVIILAVLAMIVVKALTHSPWGTYTVAFTIPLALFMGVYIRYLRPGRIGEVSVIGLVMLVFAIISGGWVAESPTWAPYFDYTGVQLTWMLVGYGFVAAVLPVWLLLAPRDYLSTFLKIGTIIGLAIGILIMRPTLQMPSLTKFIDGSGPVWSGDLFPFLFITIACGAVSGFHALIASGTTPKMLANENQACFIGYGGMLMESFVAIMALVAACVIDPGVYFAMNSPMAVLAPAGTTDVVVSAASVVSSWGFQITPETLTNIANEVGEQSIISRAGGAPTLAVGMAYILHGALGGLMDVSFWYHFAILFEALFILTAVDAGTRAARFMLQDLLGVISPGLKRTDSLPANLLATALCVMAWGYFLHQGVVDPLGGINTLWPLFGIANQMLAGMALMLCAVVLFKMKRQKYAWVALVPTAWLLICTLTAGWQKAFSADAKVGFLAIANKFQAMIDSGNIPAQYTKSQLSQLVFNNRLDAGLTIFFMVVVVVIGLFAIKTALKALKSDNPTAKETPYEKMPENYEDIVAQAKSVH encoded by the coding sequence ATGAATAACCCAGGGAAACACCTTGTCTGGGCGGTGCTTGCACTGATCGGTGCATTCGCGCTCGGCTACATCGCACTTAATCGTGGTGAACAGATAAACGCGTTGTGGATTGTGGTGGCCTCAATCTGCGTTTACCTGATCGCGTATCGTTACTATGGCCTGTTTATCGCTAAACGTGTCTTAACCGTTGATGCCACGCGTATGACGCCCGCCGTGCGCCATAACGACGGGCTTGATTACGTTCCAACCGACAAGAAAGTGTTGTTCGGTCACCATTTTGCCGCGATTGCTGGTGCAGGGCCGCTTGTGGGGCCGGTGCTTGCTGCGCAAATGGGGTATTTGCCTGGCATGCTCTGGCTACTGGCGGGGGTGGTTTTGGCCGGTGCGGTACAAGATTTTATGGTGCTGTTTGTCTCAACCCGTCGCGACGGACGCTCGCTGGGCGAACTGGTGAAAGAAGAGATGGGCAACACCGCGGGCGTTATCGCGCTGGTGGCCTGTTTTATGATCATGGTGATCATCCTTGCGGTGTTGGCGATGATCGTGGTGAAAGCCCTGACCCATAGCCCGTGGGGAACCTACACCGTCGCGTTCACCATTCCGCTGGCGCTGTTTATGGGCGTCTACATCCGCTATCTGCGCCCAGGGCGCATCGGTGAAGTGTCGGTCATCGGGCTGGTGATGTTGGTGTTCGCTATTATCTCTGGTGGATGGGTGGCGGAAAGCCCAACCTGGGCGCCGTACTTTGACTACACCGGCGTGCAACTGACGTGGATGCTGGTGGGCTATGGATTTGTCGCCGCGGTACTGCCGGTCTGGCTGCTACTGGCGCCGCGTGATTACCTCTCAACCTTCCTGAAAATCGGCACCATTATTGGGCTGGCGATCGGTATTTTGATCATGCGCCCAACCCTGCAAATGCCGTCCCTGACCAAATTTATCGATGGTAGCGGCCCGGTGTGGAGCGGCGATCTGTTCCCGTTCCTGTTTATCACCATCGCCTGTGGCGCGGTTTCTGGCTTCCATGCCCTGATTGCCTCCGGCACTACACCGAAAATGCTGGCTAACGAAAACCAGGCCTGTTTCATCGGCTACGGCGGCATGTTGATGGAGTCGTTTGTGGCGATTATGGCGCTGGTTGCGGCCTGCGTTATCGACCCGGGCGTCTACTTCGCGATGAACAGCCCGATGGCGGTTCTGGCTCCGGCTGGCACTACCGACGTTGTGGTTTCGGCGGCAAGCGTGGTCAGCAGTTGGGGCTTCCAGATAACGCCTGAAACGTTAACCAACATTGCTAACGAAGTGGGAGAGCAGAGCATTATCTCCCGTGCGGGCGGCGCCCCAACCCTTGCGGTGGGTATGGCGTACATTCTGCACGGCGCGCTGGGCGGCCTGATGGATGTCTCATTCTGGTATCACTTTGCCATTCTGTTTGAGGCGCTGTTTATCCTGACAGCGGTGGATGCCGGGACGCGTGCCGCACGCTTCATGCTGCAAGATTTGCTCGGCGTTATCTCACCGGGGCTTAAACGCACCGACTCGCTACCGGCGAACTTACTGGCAACCGCGCTTTGCGTAATGGCGTGGGGTTACTTCCTGCACCAGGGCGTTGTTGACCCACTCGGTGGGATCAACACCTTATGGCCGCTGTTTGGTATCGCCAACCAAATGCTGGCGGGCATGGCGCTGATGCTTTGCGCGGTGGTTCTGTTCAAAATGAAGAGACAAAAATACGCCTGGGTGGCGCTGGTGCCAACGGCCTGGCTGCTGATCTGTACCCTGACAGCAGGCTGGCAAAAAGCGTTCAGCGCGGATGCGAAAGTGGGCTTCCTGGCTATCGCGAATAAATTCCAGGCGATGATCGACAGCGGCAATATTCCTGCGCAATACACCAAATCGCAGCTTTCTCAGCTAGTGTTTAATAACCGTCTGGATGCCGGGCTGACCATCTTCTTCATGGTGGTTGTGGTGGTGATTGGTCTGTTCGCGATTAAAACGGCGCTTAAAGCGCTGAAATCGGACAATCCAACCGCGAAGGAAACCCCTTACGAGAAAATGCCTGAAAACTACGAAGATATAGTGGCGCAGGCGAAGAGCGTGCATTAA
- a CDS encoding YbdD/YjiX family protein, which yields MFDTLAKAGKYLGQAAKLMVGVPDYDNYVQHMRLTHPEQMPMTYEEFFRERQDARYGGKGGARCC from the coding sequence ATGTTCGACACTCTCGCAAAAGCCGGAAAATACCTCGGGCAGGCCGCAAAACTGATGGTCGGCGTGCCGGATTACGACAACTACGTGCAGCATATGCGGCTGACTCACCCTGAGCAGATGCCGATGACGTACGAAGAGTTTTTCCGCGAGCGTCAGGATGCGCGCTACGGCGGCAAAGGCGGCGCTCGCTGCTGTTAA
- a CDS encoding CobW family GTP-binding protein yields MNQAVSVTLLTGFLGSGKTTLLNYFLAHSDNQPVAILENEFGAVNIDGALLRGGENVNVVELSNGCVCCSVRGEFTAALREMLEQRAAGQLNFERLIVETTGLADPAPIVQTFFVDEHLRDALRLDAVIALADAEHISRQLDEHAVAASQLGFADRILLTKADRVDEETKQQALERIHRINSKADLFEIVNGECPADLWLDQNAFELTDTIDLAAGLRVIRADNNHPVSFQPFRKASAKRSWDDAIQAHVFDAGMLDVKKIGAFMESAIARFGNDMLRYKGVLAIADHPQRLIVQGVHKVVGFDYGSAWHPSESRVSRLVIIGRYLPIDELRREFAATAI; encoded by the coding sequence ATGAATCAAGCGGTATCTGTCACTTTGTTAACCGGTTTTCTTGGCTCAGGCAAAACCACGCTTCTTAACTATTTTCTCGCACATTCCGACAATCAGCCCGTCGCCATTCTTGAAAACGAATTTGGTGCGGTTAACATCGACGGTGCGCTGCTCAGAGGCGGGGAAAACGTCAACGTTGTGGAACTCAGTAACGGTTGCGTGTGTTGCAGCGTGCGCGGGGAATTTACCGCCGCACTCAGAGAAATGCTCGAACAACGCGCAGCAGGCCAGCTAAATTTTGAGCGCTTAATCGTTGAAACCACCGGCCTTGCTGACCCCGCACCCATCGTCCAAACCTTTTTTGTTGATGAACATTTGCGAGACGCATTGCGCCTGGATGCGGTCATCGCTCTGGCAGATGCGGAGCATATTTCTCGCCAGTTGGACGAACATGCCGTTGCGGCATCGCAGCTTGGTTTTGCCGATCGAATCTTGCTAACCAAGGCCGATCGTGTAGACGAAGAAACAAAACAGCAGGCGCTGGAACGGATCCATCGAATCAACAGCAAAGCGGATCTTTTTGAGATCGTGAACGGGGAGTGCCCGGCGGATCTCTGGCTCGATCAGAATGCTTTTGAACTCACCGATACTATCGACCTGGCGGCGGGTTTACGTGTGATCCGGGCGGATAACAACCATCCCGTCAGTTTTCAGCCCTTCCGAAAAGCCTCGGCAAAACGCTCCTGGGACGATGCGATTCAGGCGCATGTTTTCGACGCCGGAATGCTGGACGTGAAAAAAATTGGGGCGTTTATGGAAAGCGCAATCGCGCGTTTTGGTAATGACATGCTGCGCTACAAAGGCGTGCTGGCGATTGCCGACCATCCGCAGCGCCTTATCGTACAAGGCGTGCATAAAGTGGTGGGGTTTGATTACGGCTCGGCGTGGCATCCCTCTGAATCACGCGTTTCCCGGCTGGTGATCATTGGCCGCTACTTGCCGATTGACGAGCTGCGCCGGGAATTTGCTGCAACGGCAATTTGA
- the ivbL gene encoding ilvB operon leader peptide IvbL, whose translation MTTFTRNTGLLLTALPAAVVVVRVVVVVGNAP comes from the coding sequence ATGACTACATTCACTCGCAACACTGGCCTACTACTAACCGCGCTACCAGCCGCGGTGGTCGTCGTGCGTGTGGTGGTGGTCGTCGGCAATGCGCCGTAG
- the ilvB gene encoding acetolactate synthase large subunit, which produces MAISENPPQAHRITGAQLILQLLEQHGITTISGIPGGTVLPLYNALSQSKKIRHILARHEQGAGFMAQGMARTQGKAAVCIACSGPGATNLVTAIADARLDSIPLVCITGQVPKSMIGTDAFQEVDTYGISIPITKHNYLVRDISELPQVICDAFRIAESGRPGPVWIDIPKDVQTAEIDISELPPVSALTPAPQFDAQQIADAAAMINQAQRPVLYLGGGVINAHANARVLAEKANLPTTMTLMALGTIPAKHPLSLGMLGMHGARSTNFILHEVDLLIVLGARFDDRAIGKTEEFCPNAKIIHVDIDRAELGKIKQAHIAIRGDVGEVLEQLLPKIDAQPRAAWLQQVAGLQQEFPFSMPGVDDPLTPYGLIRATAECVDDSAIITTDVGQHQMWVAQAYPLNRPRQWLTSGGLGTMGFGLPAAVGAALAEPNRKVLCFTGDGSILMNIQEMATAAEHNLDVKIILLNNQALGLVHQQQTLFYQQNVFAATYSGQTNFLKIAEGFGLETCDLNGAENPQAALQEAISRPGPCLIHVRIDAGEKVFPMVPPGAANIEMIGE; this is translated from the coding sequence ATGGCAATCTCGGAAAACCCACCGCAAGCACACCGTATTACGGGGGCGCAGTTAATTCTGCAACTGCTTGAGCAGCATGGCATTACCACCATCAGCGGTATTCCCGGTGGCACGGTTCTCCCGCTCTACAACGCACTCAGCCAAAGCAAAAAGATCCGCCATATTCTGGCGCGCCACGAACAGGGCGCGGGCTTTATGGCGCAGGGCATGGCTCGTACGCAGGGTAAAGCGGCGGTCTGTATTGCCTGTAGCGGTCCTGGGGCAACAAACCTGGTAACTGCCATCGCCGACGCGCGTCTCGACTCCATTCCGCTGGTGTGCATTACCGGCCAGGTGCCTAAATCAATGATTGGCACCGATGCGTTCCAGGAAGTCGACACCTACGGCATCTCCATTCCCATCACCAAACACAACTACCTGGTCCGCGATATTAGTGAGCTGCCGCAGGTTATTTGCGACGCGTTCCGCATTGCCGAGTCTGGCCGCCCAGGCCCGGTATGGATTGATATTCCAAAAGATGTGCAAACCGCTGAAATCGACATCAGCGAACTGCCGCCCGTTTCTGCACTGACACCTGCGCCACAATTTGACGCCCAACAAATTGCCGATGCTGCCGCCATGATTAACCAGGCGCAGCGCCCGGTGCTGTACCTCGGCGGCGGGGTTATCAATGCTCACGCCAACGCTCGTGTTCTGGCTGAAAAAGCCAACCTGCCAACGACCATGACGCTGATGGCGCTCGGCACCATTCCCGCTAAACACCCGCTGTCACTGGGTATGCTGGGTATGCACGGCGCACGTAGTACTAACTTTATTTTGCATGAAGTCGATTTGCTGATTGTTCTGGGGGCACGTTTTGACGACCGGGCGATCGGTAAAACCGAAGAATTTTGCCCGAATGCGAAAATTATTCATGTCGATATCGACCGCGCTGAGCTGGGTAAAATCAAGCAGGCCCATATCGCTATTCGCGGTGATGTCGGCGAAGTTCTCGAACAGTTACTGCCAAAAATCGACGCCCAGCCACGCGCAGCCTGGCTGCAACAGGTGGCGGGTTTGCAGCAAGAATTCCCGTTCAGCATGCCTGGCGTTGACGATCCTTTAACCCCGTACGGTTTGATTCGCGCAACGGCCGAATGCGTGGATGACAGCGCGATTATCACCACCGATGTGGGCCAGCATCAAATGTGGGTCGCGCAAGCATATCCGCTGAACCGCCCGCGCCAGTGGCTGACATCGGGTGGGCTGGGCACCATGGGCTTCGGGCTGCCCGCGGCTGTAGGGGCCGCTCTGGCAGAACCGAATCGCAAAGTGCTCTGTTTTACCGGCGACGGCAGCATCCTGATGAACATTCAGGAAATGGCGACCGCGGCGGAACATAATCTGGATGTAAAAATCATCCTCCTGAACAACCAGGCGCTGGGGCTGGTGCATCAGCAACAAACGCTGTTCTATCAACAAAATGTCTTTGCAGCGACCTACTCCGGGCAGACGAATTTCCTGAAAATTGCCGAAGGTTTTGGCCTGGAAACCTGCGATCTGAATGGTGCAGAAAACCCGCAGGCGGCGCTGCAAGAAGCGATTTCACGCCCTGGCCCTTGCCTGATTCACGTGCGCATTGACGCCGGTGAAAAAGTATTCCCGATGGTGCCACCAGGCGCTGCCAACATTGAGATGATTGGAGAGTAA
- the ilvN gene encoding acetolactate synthase small subunit — protein sequence MQQLTVILELTVRNHPGVMSHICGLFARRAFNVEGILCLPLPQGDQSRIWLQVADDQRLEQMISQIDKLEDVVQIKRDADGAGVFGKLTALVQ from the coding sequence ATGCAACAACTAACCGTTATTCTGGAACTTACGGTGCGCAACCATCCGGGCGTGATGTCTCACATTTGTGGCCTGTTTGCCCGCCGCGCATTTAACGTAGAGGGCATTCTCTGCCTTCCATTACCCCAGGGCGACCAGAGCCGCATCTGGCTACAGGTGGCCGACGACCAGCGTCTTGAACAAATGATCAGCCAAATCGACAAACTCGAAGATGTGGTGCAAATCAAGCGCGATGCCGATGGGGCGGGGGTATTCGGGAAGCTGACGGCGTTGGTTCAATAG
- a CDS encoding antitoxin: MERIAKLFKNGRNQAVRLPVEFEFDTDRVYIRKDKEGNVILSKNPAKPEGWDNVFALVKKAKVPETFLDEQERNQGIEQRDPFAGMD, from the coding sequence ATGGAACGTATCGCAAAGCTTTTTAAAAACGGCAGGAACCAGGCGGTGAGGTTGCCCGTGGAGTTTGAGTTTGATACCGACAGGGTTTATATCCGTAAAGACAAGGAGGGAAACGTGATTCTTTCGAAAAACCCAGCTAAACCAGAAGGATGGGACAATGTTTTCGCTTTAGTGAAGAAAGCGAAAGTCCCTGAGACATTCCTTGATGAACAGGAACGTAACCAGGGTATTGAGCAGCGAGATCCCTTTGCAGGAATGGACTGA
- a CDS encoding type II toxin-antitoxin system VapC family toxin, whose translation MYMLDTNTVSYLFRQHPKVMENLAQTRPLEVCISSVTQAELLYGVAKRQSKKLNAAVQSFLETVSVYPWDSEAAKSYGQLRAAMEKKGKVMGHLDQLIAAHALSRNATLITSDRAFTMVTRLRVEDWTH comes from the coding sequence ATGTACATGCTTGATACCAATACGGTGAGCTATCTTTTCCGTCAGCACCCTAAAGTGATGGAAAATCTCGCCCAAACGCGGCCTTTGGAAGTCTGCATTTCAAGTGTTACGCAAGCCGAGTTGTTGTATGGCGTGGCTAAGCGTCAGAGCAAGAAGTTAAATGCCGCAGTGCAAAGTTTTCTGGAAACAGTCTCGGTCTATCCGTGGGATAGCGAAGCGGCAAAAAGCTACGGCCAGTTACGAGCCGCGATGGAAAAGAAAGGCAAAGTGATGGGGCATCTTGATCAGCTTATTGCGGCACATGCCCTAAGCCGAAACGCGACACTTATCACCAGCGATCGTGCCTTCACTATGGTAACGCGTTTGCGAGTCGAGGACTGGACGCACTAG
- a CDS encoding OsmC family protein produces the protein MTIHKKGQAHWEGDIKRGKGTVSTESGALKEQPYGFNTRFEGVPGTNPEELIGAAHAACFSMALSLMLGEEGYTAESIDTTADVSLDKTDGGFAITKIALTSNVKVPNADSAAFDKIIQKAKAGCPVSQLLKAEITLDYKLN, from the coding sequence ATGACCATTCATAAGAAAGGACAGGCTCACTGGGAAGGTGACATTAAACGCGGCAAAGGGACTGTTTCCACCGAGAGTGGCGCGTTAAAAGAACAGCCTTATGGTTTTAACACGCGTTTTGAAGGTGTTCCTGGCACCAATCCTGAAGAGTTAATCGGTGCGGCACACGCAGCTTGCTTCTCAATGGCGCTCTCGCTAATGCTTGGCGAAGAGGGCTACACGGCGGAAAGTATCGATACCACAGCCGATGTCTCGCTGGATAAGACTGACGGTGGTTTTGCTATTACCAAAATTGCGCTAACCAGTAACGTTAAAGTTCCGAATGCGGATAGCGCGGCGTTCGATAAAATTATTCAGAAAGCCAAAGCCGGTTGCCCGGTATCGCAACTGCTTAAAGCTGAAATTACCCTCGACTACAAACTCAACTAA
- the lldD gene encoding FMN-dependent L-lactate dehydrogenase LldD, protein MIISAATDYRAAAQRILPPFLFHYIDGGAYAEHTLRRNVDDLAQVALKQRVLKNMSALSLETKLFNETLSMPVALAPVGLCGMYARRGEVQAAKAAAAKGIPFTLSTVSVCPIEEVAPVIDRPMWFQLYVLKDRGFMRNALERAKAAGCSTLVFTVDMPTPGARYRDAHSGMSGQHAALRRYWQAVTHPQWAWDVGLNGRPHDLGNISTYLGKPTGLEDYIGWLANNFDPSISWSDLEWIREFWDGPMIIKGILDPEDAKDAVRFGADGIVVSNHGGRQLDGVLSSCRALPAIADAVKGDIAILADSGIRNGLDVVRMIALGADTCLLGRAYLYALATHGQAGVTHLLNLIEKEMRVAMTLTGAKSIADISPELLVREGLKEMLSPQAMASGF, encoded by the coding sequence ATGATTATTTCTGCCGCAACTGATTACCGCGCCGCCGCCCAACGCATTCTGCCGCCCTTCCTGTTCCATTATATTGACGGCGGGGCTTATGCCGAACATACGTTGCGCCGCAACGTTGATGACCTGGCGCAGGTGGCGTTGAAGCAGCGGGTGCTAAAAAATATGTCCGCTCTAAGCCTTGAAACCAAACTGTTTAATGAAACGCTATCGATGCCCGTAGCCCTGGCTCCGGTCGGTTTATGCGGAATGTACGCCAGACGGGGTGAAGTTCAGGCGGCCAAAGCGGCGGCGGCAAAAGGCATTCCGTTTACGCTTTCCACCGTTTCCGTCTGCCCTATCGAAGAAGTTGCGCCTGTGATTGACCGCCCGATGTGGTTCCAGCTTTATGTGCTGAAAGACCGTGGTTTTATGCGCAACGCGCTTGAGCGCGCCAAAGCGGCGGGTTGCTCGACGCTTGTGTTTACCGTCGATATGCCTACGCCGGGGGCGCGTTATCGTGACGCGCACTCTGGCATGAGCGGGCAACATGCCGCGCTGCGCCGCTACTGGCAGGCAGTCACGCATCCACAGTGGGCCTGGGACGTGGGTCTGAACGGTCGCCCGCATGATTTAGGCAATATCTCTACCTATCTCGGAAAACCGACAGGGCTTGAAGATTATATTGGCTGGCTGGCGAATAACTTTGACCCGTCGATTTCATGGAGCGATCTGGAGTGGATTCGCGAATTCTGGGATGGCCCGATGATCATCAAAGGCATTCTCGACCCGGAAGATGCTAAAGATGCGGTGCGTTTTGGGGCGGATGGAATTGTGGTGTCAAACCACGGTGGTCGCCAGCTTGATGGCGTGCTGTCATCGTGCCGCGCCCTGCCCGCCATTGCCGACGCGGTGAAAGGCGATATCGCTATTCTTGCCGACAGTGGCATTCGCAACGGGCTGGATGTGGTACGCATGATTGCGCTCGGCGCCGACACCTGCCTGCTGGGCCGCGCTTATCTGTACGCTCTGGCCACTCATGGCCAGGCCGGCGTTACCCATCTGCTGAACTTAATCGAAAAAGAGATGCGCGTTGCGATGACGCTAACCGGCGCGAAATCTATTGCGGACATCAGCCCTGAGTTGCTGGTACGCGAAGGGCTGAAAGAGATGCTTTCCCCGCAGGCCATGGCATCAGGCTTCTGA